One region of Sylvia atricapilla isolate bSylAtr1 chromosome Z, bSylAtr1.pri, whole genome shotgun sequence genomic DNA includes:
- the CSTF2 gene encoding cleavage stimulation factor subunit 2 isoform X2 yields the protein MLCAGGSGSRGDGWRADRKPRGGEMAGLSVRDPAVDRSLRSVFVGNIPYEATEEQLKDIFSEVGPVVSFRLVYDRETGKPKGYGFCEYQDQETALSAMRNLNGREFSGRALRVDNAASEKNKEELKSLGTGAPIIESPYGDPVNPEDAPESISRAVASLPPEQMFELMKQMKLCVQNSPQEARNMLLQNPQLAYALLQAQVVMRIVDPEIALKILHRQTSVPPLIPGNQQPGPMTPGGGMQPQVGMPGAGPVPLERGQGNLQLSPVGPARPASIERVQVPMPDPRAPMQRGPLPASGPPPRGLLGDAPNDPRGGTLLSVTGEVEPRGYLGPPHQGAPMHHMPGHDSRGPPHEMRGGPMGEPRPLMGEPRGPLMDARVGRDPRGLEPRGLEPRVMEARALEARGLEPRVLEPRVLEARAMEARVLEPRGLEPRGPGPNPRGPMPGGIQGPGPLNMGASGPQGPRQVPNMAGAGMQGGGIPGAGVQGAGQPGGFSPGQSQVTPQDHEKAALIMQVLQLTADQIAMLPPEQRQSILILKEQIQKSTGAP from the exons ATGCTTTGTGCGGGCGGAAGCGGAAGCCGGGGGGACGGTTGGCGCGCGGACCGGAAGCCACGAGGTGGCGAAATGGCGGGGCTGTCGGTGCGGGACCCCGCCGTGGATCGGTCCCTGCGCTCCGTGTTCG TGGGGAACATCCCGTATGAGGCCAcggaggagcagctgaaggacatTTTCTCGGAGGTTGGGCCCGTGGTCAGTTTTAG GCTGGTGTATGACAGAGAGACCGGGAAACCGAAGGGCTATGGGTTCTGCGAGTACCAGGACCAGGAGACGGCGCTCAGCGCCATGCGCAACCTCAACGGGCGCGAGTTCAGCGGCCGCGCCCTGCGCGTCGACAACGCCGCCAGCGAGAAGAACAAGGAGGAGCTCAAGA GCTTGGGCACAGGTGCACCCATCATAGAGTCACCCTATGGGGACCCTGTCAACCCAGAGGATGCCCCCGAGTCCATCAGCCGGGCAGTGGCCAGCCTGCCCCCCGAGCAGATGTTTGAGCTGATGAAGCAGATGAAG CTGTGTGTCCAGAACAGCCCCCAGGAAGCCAGGAACATGCTGCTCCAGAACCCACAGCTGGCTTATGCACTGCTGCAGGCCCAGGTGGTGATGAGGATCGTCGACCCAGAGATCGCACTG AAAATCCTGCATCGCCAGACCAGCGTTCCTCCTCTGATCCCAGGCAAccagcag CCTGGCCCCATGACTCCAGGAG GTGGGATGCAGCCACAGGTTGGGATGCCGGGTGCAGGGCCTGTCCCCTTGGAGCGTGGACAAG GGAACCTGCAGCTCTCGCCCGTGGGACCTGCCAGGCCTGCGTCTATCGAACGCGTCCAAG tgcccatgCCAGACCCGAGGGCCCCTATGCAGCGTGGACCTCTACCTGCTAGTGGCCCGCCGCCCCGAGGCCTTTTGGGAGATGCCCCGAATGACCCTCGCGGAGGGACCCTGCTCTCAGTCACTGGAGAAGTGGAGCCCAg AGGTTACCTTGGGCCGCCCCACCAGGGAGCCCCTATGCACCATATGCCTGGTCATGACAGCCGTGGCCCCCCCCATGAGATGAGGGGGGGACCCATGGGAGAACCCCGACCACTGATGGGAGAGCCGCGGGGGCCCTTGATGGATGCTCGAG TCGGAAGAGATCCCCGAGGGCTGGAGCCGCGTGGGCTGGAGCCCCGGGTGATGGAGGCGCGAGCCCTGGAAGCACGAGGCCTGGAGCCGCGCGTCCTGGAGCCACGAGTGCTGGAAGCCAGGGCCATGGAGGCCAGGGTCCTGGAGCCCCGGGGCCTGGAGCCTCGAGGGCCTGGTCCCAACCCGCGTGGCCCAATGCCTGGTGGGATACAGGGTCCTGGGCCACTTAACATGGGAGCCAGTGGCCCGCAGGGGCCCCGCCAG GTTCCTAACATGGCTGGGGCAGGCATGCAGGGAGGAGGCATTCCTGGAGCAGGAGTCCAAGGAGCTGGTCAGCCTGGAGGCTTTAGCCCTGGACAGAGCCAGGTCACCCCCCAGGATCACGAGAAG gcagcactgaTCATGCAGGTCCTGCAGCTGACAGCAGACCAGATCGCCATGCTGCCCCCGGAACAGCGGCAGAGCATCCTCATTCTGAAGGAGCAAATCCAGAAGTCCACAGGGGCACCCTGA
- the CSTF2 gene encoding cleavage stimulation factor subunit 2 isoform X3: MAGLSVRDPAVDRSLRSVFVGNIPYEATEEQLKDIFSEVGPVVSFRLVYDRETGKPKGYGFCEYQDQETALSAMRNLNGREFSGRALRVDNAASEKNKEELKSLGTGAPIIESPYGDPVNPEDAPESISRAVASLPPEQMFELMKQMKLCVQNSPQEARNMLLQNPQLAYALLQAQVVMRIVDPEIALKILHRQTSVPPLIPGNQQPGPMTPGGGMQPQVGMPGAGPVPLERGQVPMPDPRAPMQRGPLPASGPPPRGLLGDAPNDPRGGTLLSVTGEVEPRGYLGPPHQGAPMHHMPGHDSRGPPHEMRGGPMGEPRPLMGEPRGPLMDARVGRDPRGLEPRGLEPRVMEARALEARGLEPRVLEPRVLEARAMEARVLEPRGLEPRGPGPNPRGPMPGGIQGPGPLNMGASGPQGPRQVPNMAGAGMQGGGIPGAGVQGAGQPGGFSPGQSQVTPQDHEKAALIMQVLQLTADQIAMLPPEQRQSILILKEQIQKSTGAP; this comes from the exons ATGGCGGGGCTGTCGGTGCGGGACCCCGCCGTGGATCGGTCCCTGCGCTCCGTGTTCG TGGGGAACATCCCGTATGAGGCCAcggaggagcagctgaaggacatTTTCTCGGAGGTTGGGCCCGTGGTCAGTTTTAG GCTGGTGTATGACAGAGAGACCGGGAAACCGAAGGGCTATGGGTTCTGCGAGTACCAGGACCAGGAGACGGCGCTCAGCGCCATGCGCAACCTCAACGGGCGCGAGTTCAGCGGCCGCGCCCTGCGCGTCGACAACGCCGCCAGCGAGAAGAACAAGGAGGAGCTCAAGA GCTTGGGCACAGGTGCACCCATCATAGAGTCACCCTATGGGGACCCTGTCAACCCAGAGGATGCCCCCGAGTCCATCAGCCGGGCAGTGGCCAGCCTGCCCCCCGAGCAGATGTTTGAGCTGATGAAGCAGATGAAG CTGTGTGTCCAGAACAGCCCCCAGGAAGCCAGGAACATGCTGCTCCAGAACCCACAGCTGGCTTATGCACTGCTGCAGGCCCAGGTGGTGATGAGGATCGTCGACCCAGAGATCGCACTG AAAATCCTGCATCGCCAGACCAGCGTTCCTCCTCTGATCCCAGGCAAccagcag CCTGGCCCCATGACTCCAGGAG GTGGGATGCAGCCACAGGTTGGGATGCCGGGTGCAGGGCCTGTCCCCTTGGAGCGTGGACAAG tgcccatgCCAGACCCGAGGGCCCCTATGCAGCGTGGACCTCTACCTGCTAGTGGCCCGCCGCCCCGAGGCCTTTTGGGAGATGCCCCGAATGACCCTCGCGGAGGGACCCTGCTCTCAGTCACTGGAGAAGTGGAGCCCAg AGGTTACCTTGGGCCGCCCCACCAGGGAGCCCCTATGCACCATATGCCTGGTCATGACAGCCGTGGCCCCCCCCATGAGATGAGGGGGGGACCCATGGGAGAACCCCGACCACTGATGGGAGAGCCGCGGGGGCCCTTGATGGATGCTCGAG TCGGAAGAGATCCCCGAGGGCTGGAGCCGCGTGGGCTGGAGCCCCGGGTGATGGAGGCGCGAGCCCTGGAAGCACGAGGCCTGGAGCCGCGCGTCCTGGAGCCACGAGTGCTGGAAGCCAGGGCCATGGAGGCCAGGGTCCTGGAGCCCCGGGGCCTGGAGCCTCGAGGGCCTGGTCCCAACCCGCGTGGCCCAATGCCTGGTGGGATACAGGGTCCTGGGCCACTTAACATGGGAGCCAGTGGCCCGCAGGGGCCCCGCCAG GTTCCTAACATGGCTGGGGCAGGCATGCAGGGAGGAGGCATTCCTGGAGCAGGAGTCCAAGGAGCTGGTCAGCCTGGAGGCTTTAGCCCTGGACAGAGCCAGGTCACCCCCCAGGATCACGAGAAG gcagcactgaTCATGCAGGTCCTGCAGCTGACAGCAGACCAGATCGCCATGCTGCCCCCGGAACAGCGGCAGAGCATCCTCATTCTGAAGGAGCAAATCCAGAAGTCCACAGGGGCACCCTGA
- the CSTF2 gene encoding cleavage stimulation factor subunit 2 isoform X1 — MAGLSVRDPAVDRSLRSVFVGNIPYEATEEQLKDIFSEVGPVVSFRLVYDRETGKPKGYGFCEYQDQETALSAMRNLNGREFSGRALRVDNAASEKNKEELKSLGTGAPIIESPYGDPVNPEDAPESISRAVASLPPEQMFELMKQMKLCVQNSPQEARNMLLQNPQLAYALLQAQVVMRIVDPEIALKILHRQTSVPPLIPGNQQAVPGPGPGPGPGPGPGPNAQLNPQSTPSSQPQPIGGMHVNGAPPLMQPPMQGGVPAPGQMAAPVQGPGPGPMTPGGGMQPQVGMPGAGPVPLERGQVPMPDPRAPMQRGPLPASGPPPRGLLGDAPNDPRGGTLLSVTGEVEPRGYLGPPHQGAPMHHMPGHDSRGPPHEMRGGPMGEPRPLMGEPRGPLMDARVGRDPRGLEPRGLEPRVMEARALEARGLEPRVLEPRVLEARAMEARVLEPRGLEPRGPGPNPRGPMPGGIQGPGPLNMGASGPQGPRQVPNMAGAGMQGGGIPGAGVQGAGQPGGFSPGQSQVTPQDHEKAALIMQVLQLTADQIAMLPPEQRQSILILKEQIQKSTGAP, encoded by the exons ATGGCGGGGCTGTCGGTGCGGGACCCCGCCGTGGATCGGTCCCTGCGCTCCGTGTTCG TGGGGAACATCCCGTATGAGGCCAcggaggagcagctgaaggacatTTTCTCGGAGGTTGGGCCCGTGGTCAGTTTTAG GCTGGTGTATGACAGAGAGACCGGGAAACCGAAGGGCTATGGGTTCTGCGAGTACCAGGACCAGGAGACGGCGCTCAGCGCCATGCGCAACCTCAACGGGCGCGAGTTCAGCGGCCGCGCCCTGCGCGTCGACAACGCCGCCAGCGAGAAGAACAAGGAGGAGCTCAAGA GCTTGGGCACAGGTGCACCCATCATAGAGTCACCCTATGGGGACCCTGTCAACCCAGAGGATGCCCCCGAGTCCATCAGCCGGGCAGTGGCCAGCCTGCCCCCCGAGCAGATGTTTGAGCTGATGAAGCAGATGAAG CTGTGTGTCCAGAACAGCCCCCAGGAAGCCAGGAACATGCTGCTCCAGAACCCACAGCTGGCTTATGCACTGCTGCAGGCCCAGGTGGTGATGAGGATCGTCGACCCAGAGATCGCACTG AAAATCCTGCATCGCCAGACCAGCGTTCCTCCTCTGATCCCAGGCAAccagcaggcagtgccagggccagggccTGGGCCAGGACCGGGGCCTGGGCCAGGGCCCAACGCGCAGCTGAACCCGCAGAGCACCCCGTCGTCCCAGCCACAGCCCATA GGCGGGATGCACGTCAACGGCGCCCCTCCTCTGATGCAGCCACCCATGCAGGGAGGAGTGCCGGCCCCAGGACAGATGGCAGCCCCTGTGCAGGGCCCAGGCCCTGGCCCCATGACTCCAGGAG GTGGGATGCAGCCACAGGTTGGGATGCCGGGTGCAGGGCCTGTCCCCTTGGAGCGTGGACAAG tgcccatgCCAGACCCGAGGGCCCCTATGCAGCGTGGACCTCTACCTGCTAGTGGCCCGCCGCCCCGAGGCCTTTTGGGAGATGCCCCGAATGACCCTCGCGGAGGGACCCTGCTCTCAGTCACTGGAGAAGTGGAGCCCAg AGGTTACCTTGGGCCGCCCCACCAGGGAGCCCCTATGCACCATATGCCTGGTCATGACAGCCGTGGCCCCCCCCATGAGATGAGGGGGGGACCCATGGGAGAACCCCGACCACTGATGGGAGAGCCGCGGGGGCCCTTGATGGATGCTCGAG TCGGAAGAGATCCCCGAGGGCTGGAGCCGCGTGGGCTGGAGCCCCGGGTGATGGAGGCGCGAGCCCTGGAAGCACGAGGCCTGGAGCCGCGCGTCCTGGAGCCACGAGTGCTGGAAGCCAGGGCCATGGAGGCCAGGGTCCTGGAGCCCCGGGGCCTGGAGCCTCGAGGGCCTGGTCCCAACCCGCGTGGCCCAATGCCTGGTGGGATACAGGGTCCTGGGCCACTTAACATGGGAGCCAGTGGCCCGCAGGGGCCCCGCCAG GTTCCTAACATGGCTGGGGCAGGCATGCAGGGAGGAGGCATTCCTGGAGCAGGAGTCCAAGGAGCTGGTCAGCCTGGAGGCTTTAGCCCTGGACAGAGCCAGGTCACCCCCCAGGATCACGAGAAG gcagcactgaTCATGCAGGTCCTGCAGCTGACAGCAGACCAGATCGCCATGCTGCCCCCGGAACAGCGGCAGAGCATCCTCATTCTGAAGGAGCAAATCCAGAAGTCCACAGGGGCACCCTGA
- the CSTF2 gene encoding cleavage stimulation factor subunit 2 isoform X7, with product MAGLSVRDPAVDRSLRSVFVGNIPYEATEEQLKDIFSEVGPVVSFRLVYDRETGKPKGYGFCEYQDQETALSAMRNLNGREFSGRALRVDNAASEKNKEELKSLGTGAPIIESPYGDPVNPEDAPESISRAVASLPPEQMFELMKQMKLCVQNSPQEARNMLLQNPQLAYALLQAQVVMRIVDPEIALKILHRQTSVPPLIPGNQQAVPGPGPGPGPGPGPGPNAQLNPQSTPSSQPQPIGGMHVNGAPPLMQPPMQGGVPAPGQMAAPVQGPGPGPMTPGGGMQPQVGMPGAGPVPLERGQGNLQLSPVGPARPASIERVQVPMPDPRAPMQRGPLPASGPPPRGLLGDAPNDPRGGTLLSVTGEVEPRGYLGPPHQGAPMHHMPGHDSRGPPHEMRGGPMGEPRPLMGEPRGPLMDARVGRDPRGLEPRGLEPRVMEARALEARGLEPRVLEPRVLEARAMEARVLEPRGLEPRGPGPNPRGPMPGGIQGPGPLNMGASGPQGPRQVPNMAGAGMQGGGIPGAGVQGAGQPGGFSPGQSQVTPQDHEKAALIMQVLQLTADQIAMLPPEQRQSILILKEQIQKSTGAP from the exons ATGGCGGGGCTGTCGGTGCGGGACCCCGCCGTGGATCGGTCCCTGCGCTCCGTGTTCG TGGGGAACATCCCGTATGAGGCCAcggaggagcagctgaaggacatTTTCTCGGAGGTTGGGCCCGTGGTCAGTTTTAG GCTGGTGTATGACAGAGAGACCGGGAAACCGAAGGGCTATGGGTTCTGCGAGTACCAGGACCAGGAGACGGCGCTCAGCGCCATGCGCAACCTCAACGGGCGCGAGTTCAGCGGCCGCGCCCTGCGCGTCGACAACGCCGCCAGCGAGAAGAACAAGGAGGAGCTCAAGA GCTTGGGCACAGGTGCACCCATCATAGAGTCACCCTATGGGGACCCTGTCAACCCAGAGGATGCCCCCGAGTCCATCAGCCGGGCAGTGGCCAGCCTGCCCCCCGAGCAGATGTTTGAGCTGATGAAGCAGATGAAG CTGTGTGTCCAGAACAGCCCCCAGGAAGCCAGGAACATGCTGCTCCAGAACCCACAGCTGGCTTATGCACTGCTGCAGGCCCAGGTGGTGATGAGGATCGTCGACCCAGAGATCGCACTG AAAATCCTGCATCGCCAGACCAGCGTTCCTCCTCTGATCCCAGGCAAccagcaggcagtgccagggccagggccTGGGCCAGGACCGGGGCCTGGGCCAGGGCCCAACGCGCAGCTGAACCCGCAGAGCACCCCGTCGTCCCAGCCACAGCCCATA GGCGGGATGCACGTCAACGGCGCCCCTCCTCTGATGCAGCCACCCATGCAGGGAGGAGTGCCGGCCCCAGGACAGATGGCAGCCCCTGTGCAGGGCCCAGGCCCTGGCCCCATGACTCCAGGAG GTGGGATGCAGCCACAGGTTGGGATGCCGGGTGCAGGGCCTGTCCCCTTGGAGCGTGGACAAG GGAACCTGCAGCTCTCGCCCGTGGGACCTGCCAGGCCTGCGTCTATCGAACGCGTCCAAG tgcccatgCCAGACCCGAGGGCCCCTATGCAGCGTGGACCTCTACCTGCTAGTGGCCCGCCGCCCCGAGGCCTTTTGGGAGATGCCCCGAATGACCCTCGCGGAGGGACCCTGCTCTCAGTCACTGGAGAAGTGGAGCCCAg AGGTTACCTTGGGCCGCCCCACCAGGGAGCCCCTATGCACCATATGCCTGGTCATGACAGCCGTGGCCCCCCCCATGAGATGAGGGGGGGACCCATGGGAGAACCCCGACCACTGATGGGAGAGCCGCGGGGGCCCTTGATGGATGCTCGAG TCGGAAGAGATCCCCGAGGGCTGGAGCCGCGTGGGCTGGAGCCCCGGGTGATGGAGGCGCGAGCCCTGGAAGCACGAGGCCTGGAGCCGCGCGTCCTGGAGCCACGAGTGCTGGAAGCCAGGGCCATGGAGGCCAGGGTCCTGGAGCCCCGGGGCCTGGAGCCTCGAGGGCCTGGTCCCAACCCGCGTGGCCCAATGCCTGGTGGGATACAGGGTCCTGGGCCACTTAACATGGGAGCCAGTGGCCCGCAGGGGCCCCGCCAG GTTCCTAACATGGCTGGGGCAGGCATGCAGGGAGGAGGCATTCCTGGAGCAGGAGTCCAAGGAGCTGGTCAGCCTGGAGGCTTTAGCCCTGGACAGAGCCAGGTCACCCCCCAGGATCACGAGAAG gcagcactgaTCATGCAGGTCCTGCAGCTGACAGCAGACCAGATCGCCATGCTGCCCCCGGAACAGCGGCAGAGCATCCTCATTCTGAAGGAGCAAATCCAGAAGTCCACAGGGGCACCCTGA
- the CSTF2 gene encoding cleavage stimulation factor subunit 2 isoform X6 — protein MAGLSVRDPAVDRSLRSVFVGNIPYEATEEQLKDIFSEVGPVVSFRLVYDRETGKPKGYGFCEYQDQETALSAMRNLNGREFSGRALRVDNAASEKNKEELKSLGTGAPIIESPYGDPVNPEDAPESISRAVASLPPEQMFELMKQMKLCVQNSPQEARNMLLQNPQLAYALLQAQVVMRIVDPEIALKILHRQTSVPPLIPGNQQAVPGPGPGPGPGPGPGPNAQLNPQSTPSSQPQPIGGMHVNGAPPLMQPPMQGGVPAPGQMAAPVQGPGPGPMTPGVGRDPRGLEPRGLEPRVMEARALEARGLEPRVLEPRVLEARAMEARVLEPRGLEPRGPGPNPRGPMPGGIQGPGPLNMGASGPQGPRQVPNMAGAGMQGGGIPGAGVQGAGQPGGFSPGQSQVTPQDHEKAALIMQVLQLTADQIAMLPPEQRQSILILKEQIQKSTGAP, from the exons ATGGCGGGGCTGTCGGTGCGGGACCCCGCCGTGGATCGGTCCCTGCGCTCCGTGTTCG TGGGGAACATCCCGTATGAGGCCAcggaggagcagctgaaggacatTTTCTCGGAGGTTGGGCCCGTGGTCAGTTTTAG GCTGGTGTATGACAGAGAGACCGGGAAACCGAAGGGCTATGGGTTCTGCGAGTACCAGGACCAGGAGACGGCGCTCAGCGCCATGCGCAACCTCAACGGGCGCGAGTTCAGCGGCCGCGCCCTGCGCGTCGACAACGCCGCCAGCGAGAAGAACAAGGAGGAGCTCAAGA GCTTGGGCACAGGTGCACCCATCATAGAGTCACCCTATGGGGACCCTGTCAACCCAGAGGATGCCCCCGAGTCCATCAGCCGGGCAGTGGCCAGCCTGCCCCCCGAGCAGATGTTTGAGCTGATGAAGCAGATGAAG CTGTGTGTCCAGAACAGCCCCCAGGAAGCCAGGAACATGCTGCTCCAGAACCCACAGCTGGCTTATGCACTGCTGCAGGCCCAGGTGGTGATGAGGATCGTCGACCCAGAGATCGCACTG AAAATCCTGCATCGCCAGACCAGCGTTCCTCCTCTGATCCCAGGCAAccagcaggcagtgccagggccagggccTGGGCCAGGACCGGGGCCTGGGCCAGGGCCCAACGCGCAGCTGAACCCGCAGAGCACCCCGTCGTCCCAGCCACAGCCCATA GGCGGGATGCACGTCAACGGCGCCCCTCCTCTGATGCAGCCACCCATGCAGGGAGGAGTGCCGGCCCCAGGACAGATGGCAGCCCCTGTGCAGGGCCCAGGCCCTGGCCCCATGACTCCAGGAG TCGGAAGAGATCCCCGAGGGCTGGAGCCGCGTGGGCTGGAGCCCCGGGTGATGGAGGCGCGAGCCCTGGAAGCACGAGGCCTGGAGCCGCGCGTCCTGGAGCCACGAGTGCTGGAAGCCAGGGCCATGGAGGCCAGGGTCCTGGAGCCCCGGGGCCTGGAGCCTCGAGGGCCTGGTCCCAACCCGCGTGGCCCAATGCCTGGTGGGATACAGGGTCCTGGGCCACTTAACATGGGAGCCAGTGGCCCGCAGGGGCCCCGCCAG GTTCCTAACATGGCTGGGGCAGGCATGCAGGGAGGAGGCATTCCTGGAGCAGGAGTCCAAGGAGCTGGTCAGCCTGGAGGCTTTAGCCCTGGACAGAGCCAGGTCACCCCCCAGGATCACGAGAAG gcagcactgaTCATGCAGGTCCTGCAGCTGACAGCAGACCAGATCGCCATGCTGCCCCCGGAACAGCGGCAGAGCATCCTCATTCTGAAGGAGCAAATCCAGAAGTCCACAGGGGCACCCTGA
- the CSTF2 gene encoding cleavage stimulation factor subunit 2 isoform X5 — MAGLSVRDPAVDRSLRSVFVGNIPYEATEEQLKDIFSEVGPVVSFRLVYDRETGKPKGYGFCEYQDQETALSAMRNLNGREFSGRALRVDNAASEKNKEELKSLGTGAPIIESPYGDPVNPEDAPESISRAVASLPPEQMFELMKQMKLCVQNSPQEARNMLLQNPQLAYALLQAQVVMRIVDPEIALKILHRQTSVPPLIPGNQQAVPGPGPGPGPGPGPGPNAQLNPQSTPSSQPQPIGGMHVNGAPPLMQPPMQGGVPAPGQMAAPVQGPGPGPMTPGGGMQPQVGMPGAGPVPLERGQVGRDPRGLEPRGLEPRVMEARALEARGLEPRVLEPRVLEARAMEARVLEPRGLEPRGPGPNPRGPMPGGIQGPGPLNMGASGPQGPRQVPNMAGAGMQGGGIPGAGVQGAGQPGGFSPGQSQVTPQDHEKAALIMQVLQLTADQIAMLPPEQRQSILILKEQIQKSTGAP, encoded by the exons ATGGCGGGGCTGTCGGTGCGGGACCCCGCCGTGGATCGGTCCCTGCGCTCCGTGTTCG TGGGGAACATCCCGTATGAGGCCAcggaggagcagctgaaggacatTTTCTCGGAGGTTGGGCCCGTGGTCAGTTTTAG GCTGGTGTATGACAGAGAGACCGGGAAACCGAAGGGCTATGGGTTCTGCGAGTACCAGGACCAGGAGACGGCGCTCAGCGCCATGCGCAACCTCAACGGGCGCGAGTTCAGCGGCCGCGCCCTGCGCGTCGACAACGCCGCCAGCGAGAAGAACAAGGAGGAGCTCAAGA GCTTGGGCACAGGTGCACCCATCATAGAGTCACCCTATGGGGACCCTGTCAACCCAGAGGATGCCCCCGAGTCCATCAGCCGGGCAGTGGCCAGCCTGCCCCCCGAGCAGATGTTTGAGCTGATGAAGCAGATGAAG CTGTGTGTCCAGAACAGCCCCCAGGAAGCCAGGAACATGCTGCTCCAGAACCCACAGCTGGCTTATGCACTGCTGCAGGCCCAGGTGGTGATGAGGATCGTCGACCCAGAGATCGCACTG AAAATCCTGCATCGCCAGACCAGCGTTCCTCCTCTGATCCCAGGCAAccagcaggcagtgccagggccagggccTGGGCCAGGACCGGGGCCTGGGCCAGGGCCCAACGCGCAGCTGAACCCGCAGAGCACCCCGTCGTCCCAGCCACAGCCCATA GGCGGGATGCACGTCAACGGCGCCCCTCCTCTGATGCAGCCACCCATGCAGGGAGGAGTGCCGGCCCCAGGACAGATGGCAGCCCCTGTGCAGGGCCCAGGCCCTGGCCCCATGACTCCAGGAG GTGGGATGCAGCCACAGGTTGGGATGCCGGGTGCAGGGCCTGTCCCCTTGGAGCGTGGACAAG TCGGAAGAGATCCCCGAGGGCTGGAGCCGCGTGGGCTGGAGCCCCGGGTGATGGAGGCGCGAGCCCTGGAAGCACGAGGCCTGGAGCCGCGCGTCCTGGAGCCACGAGTGCTGGAAGCCAGGGCCATGGAGGCCAGGGTCCTGGAGCCCCGGGGCCTGGAGCCTCGAGGGCCTGGTCCCAACCCGCGTGGCCCAATGCCTGGTGGGATACAGGGTCCTGGGCCACTTAACATGGGAGCCAGTGGCCCGCAGGGGCCCCGCCAG GTTCCTAACATGGCTGGGGCAGGCATGCAGGGAGGAGGCATTCCTGGAGCAGGAGTCCAAGGAGCTGGTCAGCCTGGAGGCTTTAGCCCTGGACAGAGCCAGGTCACCCCCCAGGATCACGAGAAG gcagcactgaTCATGCAGGTCCTGCAGCTGACAGCAGACCAGATCGCCATGCTGCCCCCGGAACAGCGGCAGAGCATCCTCATTCTGAAGGAGCAAATCCAGAAGTCCACAGGGGCACCCTGA